Proteins co-encoded in one Rhodococcus sp. PAMC28707 genomic window:
- a CDS encoding solute carrier family 23 protein translates to MPIWKIHGDGKNILPGEVVAPNERLNWGRTVSLGGQHVVSMFGATFVFPIIMGLNPQLAILMSGFCTIFFLLVVKGRIPSYLGTSAVFVGGVAAIRAQGGTSAEVTGAILVSGLVLAVIGVAIHFMGGGVVVKILPPVVTGAVVMLIGFNLAPVVASLYWPQDQWVALIVMFVLIVMSVALRGFLGRIAILLSLIFGYALSWILDLALGPITSYDATAGAVTEHFRVSWAGVESSQWFGLPPFSDEANGIVGIHAPSFSLAFIILVLPGVIALIAENAGHVKAVAEMTGDDLDPLMGRALAADGIATVMASAVGGSPTTTYAENIGVMAATKVYSTAAYTAAGIIAMILGFSPKFGAIISATPGGVLGGITVVLYGMIGLLGAKIWKENGVDFGNPLNMMPVAAGLILAIGDTALVFTDSFSLSGISLGTIVVIALYHLCARIAPQHMRPGNTSAPDGTGPEQRTLGDAMGPRRTRDAGDNGEVDTLDPVR, encoded by the coding sequence ATGCCGATCTGGAAGATTCACGGGGACGGAAAGAATATCCTTCCGGGCGAAGTCGTCGCACCGAACGAGCGGTTGAACTGGGGGCGCACTGTCAGCCTCGGAGGACAACACGTCGTCTCCATGTTCGGGGCAACTTTCGTCTTTCCGATCATCATGGGCCTCAATCCACAACTCGCCATTCTCATGTCGGGGTTCTGCACGATCTTCTTCCTGCTGGTAGTCAAGGGAAGGATCCCCAGCTATCTGGGAACCTCGGCGGTCTTCGTCGGTGGCGTCGCAGCAATTCGAGCACAGGGCGGAACATCAGCGGAGGTCACCGGCGCAATCCTGGTGTCCGGGTTGGTGTTGGCGGTCATCGGTGTCGCTATTCACTTCATGGGCGGCGGGGTGGTGGTCAAGATACTGCCCCCGGTCGTCACGGGCGCGGTGGTGATGTTGATCGGATTCAACCTCGCACCGGTGGTAGCGAGTCTCTACTGGCCACAGGACCAGTGGGTCGCACTGATCGTGATGTTCGTACTGATCGTCATGAGCGTTGCACTCCGGGGGTTCCTTGGACGCATCGCCATTCTGCTGTCGCTGATATTCGGATACGCACTGTCCTGGATTCTCGACCTCGCACTGGGACCGATCACCTCGTACGACGCCACCGCAGGCGCGGTGACCGAACACTTCCGCGTCAGCTGGGCAGGCGTCGAGTCCTCACAGTGGTTCGGCCTACCGCCGTTCTCCGATGAGGCCAACGGCATCGTAGGTATCCATGCGCCCTCGTTCTCTCTGGCGTTCATCATCCTCGTGCTCCCGGGTGTCATCGCACTCATCGCGGAAAACGCCGGGCACGTCAAAGCCGTCGCAGAAATGACCGGCGACGATCTCGACCCACTGATGGGCCGGGCACTGGCCGCCGACGGTATCGCCACAGTCATGGCCAGCGCGGTCGGAGGCTCGCCCACGACCACCTACGCCGAGAACATCGGTGTCATGGCGGCAACGAAGGTGTACTCGACAGCTGCTTACACCGCGGCAGGCATCATCGCGATGATCCTGGGCTTCTCGCCGAAGTTCGGCGCCATCATCTCGGCAACACCGGGCGGTGTGTTGGGCGGAATCACCGTGGTCCTCTACGGAATGATCGGCCTGCTCGGCGCCAAGATCTGGAAGGAGAACGGTGTCGACTTCGGCAATCCATTGAACATGATGCCCGTCGCAGCCGGCCTGATTCTTGCCATCGGTGATACCGCCCTGGTCTTCACCGACTCGTTCTCGCTGTCCGGGATCTCGCTGGGCACCATCGTCGTGATCGCCCTCTACCACCTGTGTGCACGTATCGCTCCCCAACATATGCGCCCCGGCAACACCTCTGCCCCTGACGGAACCGGCCCTGAGCAGCGCACACTGGGAGACGCTATGGGACCACGACGCACCAGAGATGCCGGCGACAACGGAGAGGTCGACACCCTCGATCCGGTGCGGTAG
- a CDS encoding (2Fe-2S)-binding protein yields the protein MTNRDVETQLSDLMAETGEQHVVVSFTLNGTKQTIIVPARTIASDAIRHNLRQTGTHVGCEHGVCGACTILLDGKPVRACLMLAASLEGQSVTTVEGLVEPDGTLHPVQQAFMDCHGLQCGFCTPGFVTTIAAFLEENDAPTQEEATEAIAGNICRCTGYQNIKASVLRAAEIKRERAGEFPLGKDDESSRAALEGKVRGKTNPVGGRAGRA from the coding sequence ATGACAAACCGAGATGTCGAAACACAGCTTTCCGATTTGATGGCCGAGACCGGCGAACAACACGTGGTCGTGTCGTTCACCCTCAACGGTACGAAGCAGACGATCATCGTCCCCGCACGAACCATCGCTTCGGACGCCATCCGACACAATCTTCGGCAGACCGGGACCCACGTGGGATGCGAACACGGAGTCTGTGGCGCATGCACGATCTTGTTGGACGGCAAGCCTGTTCGTGCCTGCTTGATGCTCGCCGCCAGTCTCGAAGGACAGTCCGTCACCACCGTGGAGGGCCTCGTCGAGCCGGACGGCACCTTGCATCCCGTGCAGCAAGCGTTCATGGACTGCCACGGACTCCAGTGCGGATTCTGCACCCCGGGCTTCGTCACCACCATCGCGGCTTTTCTCGAGGAGAACGACGCCCCGACGCAGGAAGAAGCCACCGAGGCGATTGCCGGCAACATTTGTCGGTGCACCGGCTACCAGAACATCAAGGCCTCGGTATTGCGAGCTGCCGAGATCAAGCGCGAGCGGGCGGGCGAGTTCCCTCTCGGTAAAGACGACGAGTCGAGCCGGGCCGCGCTCGAAGGCAAAGTACGGGGCAAGACCAATCCTGTCGGCGGACGGGCAGGAAGAGCATGA
- a CDS encoding PucR family transcriptional regulator, which produces MTEGEAESTTVESILRTDFLSESVVLAGREGLGRVVDRLNLIENPESIRFWIGAQDLVLTTGFALAQSTEPLSSFVSAAHSAGVAGIVIHFDEDITTIDDDTRAVADELHLPLIAVSESFALDHVLVRGVRDRAKQQVRAMYRSERLRRVLVAKMVAGGGVAELASAAAAELDVAVLTTTSDGRRLATAGADEEVRALCRSSALDATGRLKTDSTDGGLGLRTTDEGAIAVCAISANGIDHGRVAAFSRHRTLSTQDLHVVDAAAAVFALAVTRDLALSTIEEKHRANFLRDLLLGRGGEHPHAVAHAQRFGWNIGRPVVVVVIEPAPGVDATRQAPDRMPLVDRQMMAFSGALAQRDPHAAIAALGTETVIMMGAGPNTVNAIRDIIDSVRGDGGGGRQPFAVGISRSCTSVEGIPGIYGQARTALKVGRQIYGTWAVTTFDDLGVFRLLSLVENDDELTSFTKETLHELTEQTVEARDMRKTLEMLLATNINIAETARNLHFHYNTLRYRVVKLEKILGPFTERPDLRLDLSLALKIMAMRGIDQHM; this is translated from the coding sequence GGTGCTGGCTGGGCGCGAGGGTCTCGGCCGGGTCGTCGATCGCCTCAACCTCATCGAGAACCCCGAAAGCATCCGGTTCTGGATCGGTGCGCAAGACCTGGTTCTCACAACAGGATTTGCACTCGCTCAGTCCACCGAGCCGCTTTCTTCCTTCGTGTCGGCCGCGCATTCTGCCGGGGTCGCCGGCATCGTCATCCACTTCGACGAGGACATCACCACGATCGACGACGACACCCGCGCCGTTGCCGATGAACTTCACTTGCCGTTGATCGCCGTGTCGGAATCGTTCGCACTCGATCACGTACTGGTGCGAGGCGTGCGCGATCGGGCGAAGCAGCAGGTGCGGGCGATGTACCGGTCGGAGCGGCTGCGAAGGGTGTTGGTGGCGAAGATGGTTGCCGGAGGCGGTGTAGCCGAGCTTGCGTCGGCGGCAGCCGCGGAGCTCGATGTCGCAGTCTTGACGACCACCTCGGACGGAAGAAGGTTGGCGACGGCCGGCGCCGATGAGGAGGTTAGGGCGCTCTGCCGCAGCTCGGCGCTCGATGCCACCGGAAGGTTGAAGACAGATTCGACAGATGGCGGCTTGGGGTTGCGCACCACGGACGAGGGTGCGATCGCGGTGTGCGCGATCTCGGCGAACGGCATCGACCACGGACGGGTCGCCGCCTTCAGTCGACATCGGACGCTCTCGACGCAGGATCTGCACGTGGTCGACGCGGCGGCCGCGGTGTTCGCACTCGCCGTGACCCGTGACCTCGCGCTGTCGACGATAGAAGAAAAGCACCGCGCCAATTTCTTACGTGATCTCCTGCTGGGCCGGGGTGGGGAACATCCACACGCGGTGGCGCATGCGCAACGCTTCGGCTGGAACATCGGCAGACCTGTGGTCGTCGTCGTCATCGAACCCGCCCCCGGAGTCGATGCCACGCGGCAAGCACCCGACCGCATGCCGCTCGTCGACCGGCAGATGATGGCATTCTCGGGTGCGCTCGCGCAGCGCGATCCACACGCTGCGATTGCAGCGCTCGGTACCGAAACCGTCATCATGATGGGGGCCGGGCCGAACACGGTGAACGCGATCCGCGACATCATCGACAGTGTGCGCGGCGACGGCGGAGGCGGCCGACAGCCCTTCGCCGTCGGTATCTCACGCTCCTGCACTTCGGTGGAAGGCATTCCGGGGATTTACGGTCAAGCCCGAACCGCACTGAAAGTAGGCCGCCAGATATACGGGACCTGGGCTGTCACCACATTCGACGATCTGGGCGTATTTCGTCTACTCAGCTTGGTCGAGAACGACGATGAACTCACCTCGTTCACCAAAGAAACTCTGCACGAACTGACCGAGCAGACAGTGGAAGCACGAGATATGCGAAAGACACTCGAAATGTTGCTCGCCACCAATATCAATATCGCCGAAACTGCCCGAAATCTGCACTTCCACTACAACACTCTGAGATATCGCGTCGTCAAGCTCGAGAAAATACTGGGTCCTTTCACCGAACGCCCTGATTTACGTTTGGACCTGTCTTTGGCTCTCAAGATAATGGCAATGCGCGGTATCGATCAGCACATGTGA
- a CDS encoding FAD binding domain-containing protein encodes MKPSPLKYHRPRSIEEACEVLAGVDGKVLAGGQSLIPMLSMRLAAPGTLVDITGIDRLDSITASAESGVTFQALATHASLASNPGANDVQPLLGRTLQLVAHATIRNRGTTVGSIVHADPSAEVPAVLVLLDGSVTVQSVRGRRDIAARDLFLGPLESSLEPDEIAISATVPAARRGVGTAIDEIARRHGDYALVGVAARVEVEDGVVTNARVTYVSAGEFGEVIDYTDVIGGASVSDDRDPLWNVLSEAARKRVETEADIHATARYRSQLVAALTARVVMAAARDGALSLATRPSTLRVDAGEK; translated from the coding sequence ATGAAACCTTCGCCACTGAAATATCATCGGCCTCGGTCGATCGAGGAAGCGTGCGAGGTCCTTGCGGGGGTCGATGGCAAGGTCCTCGCAGGTGGGCAATCGCTTATTCCGATGCTGTCGATGCGTTTGGCTGCGCCTGGAACTCTCGTCGACATCACCGGGATCGATCGGCTCGACTCCATCACCGCATCCGCAGAATCAGGTGTGACCTTTCAGGCGCTGGCAACGCACGCGTCGTTGGCTTCGAACCCCGGAGCCAACGACGTGCAACCACTGCTCGGCCGCACGCTGCAGTTGGTCGCGCACGCGACGATCAGAAATCGCGGAACCACCGTGGGATCGATCGTCCACGCCGACCCGTCGGCGGAAGTTCCTGCGGTACTGGTCCTGCTCGACGGTTCGGTGACCGTGCAGTCGGTGCGGGGGCGTCGCGATATCGCCGCTCGTGATCTGTTCCTGGGGCCGCTGGAGTCTTCCCTCGAACCAGACGAGATAGCGATCAGTGCAACCGTGCCGGCGGCCCGAAGGGGCGTTGGAACGGCGATCGACGAAATCGCCCGTAGACATGGCGATTACGCGCTCGTCGGTGTTGCAGCACGCGTCGAGGTCGAAGACGGCGTGGTGACGAACGCTCGCGTCACCTATGTCTCTGCCGGTGAATTCGGCGAAGTGATCGACTATACCGACGTCATCGGCGGCGCATCGGTGTCCGACGACCGGGATCCTTTGTGGAACGTGCTGTCGGAGGCCGCGCGCAAGCGCGTCGAAACCGAGGCCGATATTCATGCCACTGCGCGGTATCGCTCCCAGCTCGTCGCAGCGTTGACTGCGAGGGTGGTCATGGCGGCCGCCCGTGATGGAGCACTTTCTTTGGCAACCAGGCCGTCGACGCTACGTGTCGACGCCGGAGAGAAATAA